In Clostridia bacterium, the sequence CAGACGCAATCGTTTAATGAAAATAAAAAGGAGATTTTATATTATGGCTAACTACAAATTCGAAACGTTACAAATTCACGTCGGGCAAGAGCAGCCCGATCCGGCGACCGACGCGAGAGCGGTGCCGATCTACGCGACGACGTCTTACGTCTTTAAGGATTCCGCGCAAGCGGCGGGCAGATTCGGCTTGACCGAAGGCGGCAATATTTACACCAGACTTATGAACCCGACGAGCGACGTCTTTGAAAAGAGGATCGCCGCTTTGGAAGGGGGCGCCGCGGCGCTCGCGACGGCTTCCGGTTCCGCAGCGATCACCTATGCGATTCAGAATATCGCGACGGCGGGCGACCATATCGTCGCTTCGAGCAACCTGTACGGCGGCTCCTACAACTTGCTGGCGCACACCTTGAAAGAGCAGGGGCTTTCGGTTACCTTCGTCGACCCCTCGGATCCCGAAAACTTCGCGAAAGCGGTTCAACCGAATACCAAACTTTTCTACGCGGAGACGCTCGGCAACCCCAACTCGGACGTTATCGACCTCGAAGCGATCTCGTCCGTCGCGCATAAAAACGGAGTTCCGCTTATCGTGGATAACACCTTTGCGACTCCGTATTACCTGCGTCCGATCGAGCACGGCGCGGACGTCGTCGTCCACTCGGCGACCAAGTTTATCGGCGGGCACGGGACGGTGATGGGCGGCGTCGTCGTGGACGGCGGCAATTTCGACTGGGCGCAAAACGACAAGTTCCCCGGGCTCAGCAAACCCAATCCGTCCTATCACGGCGTCGTGTTTACCGAGGCGGTCGGAAACCTCGCCTATATCATCAAACTCAGGACGACCCTTTTGAGAGATCAAGGCGCGGCGATCTCGCCCTTTAACTCGTTCCTTCTTCTGCAAGGTCTCGAAACGCTTTCGCTTCGCTTGGAGCGCCACGTCGA encodes:
- a CDS encoding O-acetylhomoserine aminocarboxypropyltransferase/cysteine synthase, with the translated sequence MANYKFETLQIHVGQEQPDPATDARAVPIYATTSYVFKDSAQAAGRFGLTEGGNIYTRLMNPTSDVFEKRIAALEGGAAALATASGSAAITYAIQNIATAGDHIVASSNLYGGSYNLLAHTLKEQGLSVTFVDPSDPENFAKAVQPNTKLFYAETLGNPNSDVIDLEAISSVAHKNGVPLIVDNTFATPYYLRPIEHGADVVVHSATKFIGGHGTVMGGVVVDGGNFDWAQNDKFPGLSKPNPSYHGVVFTEAVGNLAYIIKLRTTLLRDQGAAISPFNSFLLLQGLETLSLRLERHVENALKVVEFLKKHPQVEKVNHPSLEKGKQKALYDRYFPNGAASIFTFEIKGDAEKAKKFTESLELFSLLANVADVKSLVIHPASTTHSQLSEEELLGAGIKPNTVRLSIGTEHIDDILADLERGFAAVK